One part of the Chryseobacterium sp. 7 genome encodes these proteins:
- the dusB gene encoding tRNA dihydrouridine synthase DusB: MIKIGNIELPEFPLLLAPMEDVSDPPFRRLCKMHGADLMYSEFISSEGLIRDAIKSRKKLDIFDYERPVGIQIFGGDEEAMAMSARIVETVNPDLVDINFGCPVKKVVCKGAGAGVLKDIDLMVRLTKAVVSSTHLPVTVKTRLGWDSHTINIDEVAERLQETGIKALTIHARTRAQMYKGEADWEHISRIKQNPNIEIPIFGNGDIDSAEKALAYKQKYACDGIMIGRAAIGYPWIFNEIKHFFKTGEHLPEPTISDRLLAVRQHAEWSVEWKGERLGLVEMRQHYSNYFRGIPHFKEFRKKFLEVFTLEEMNSLIQETQQFYEEFQAQA; this comes from the coding sequence ATGATAAAAATAGGCAACATAGAACTGCCGGAATTTCCACTTTTGCTGGCTCCAATGGAAGACGTAAGTGATCCTCCGTTCAGACGTTTGTGTAAAATGCACGGTGCAGACTTAATGTATTCGGAATTTATTTCTTCCGAAGGATTGATTCGTGACGCTATTAAAAGCCGTAAAAAGCTGGATATCTTCGATTATGAAAGACCCGTAGGTATACAGATTTTTGGTGGAGATGAAGAGGCAATGGCTATGTCTGCAAGAATTGTGGAGACCGTAAATCCGGATCTGGTAGATATCAATTTCGGATGTCCTGTAAAAAAAGTAGTCTGCAAAGGTGCGGGAGCCGGTGTTTTGAAGGATATTGACTTAATGGTTCGCCTTACAAAAGCTGTTGTAAGCTCTACCCACCTGCCTGTAACCGTAAAAACCCGTTTAGGATGGGACAGCCACACCATCAATATTGATGAAGTAGCAGAACGTCTGCAGGAAACAGGAATCAAAGCTTTAACTATACATGCCAGAACCCGTGCTCAGATGTACAAAGGGGAAGCAGACTGGGAACATATTTCAAGAATTAAACAAAATCCTAATATTGAGATTCCAATCTTTGGAAACGGAGATATAGATTCAGCTGAAAAAGCATTAGCATACAAACAAAAGTACGCATGTGACGGCATCATGATAGGCCGTGCTGCTATCGGCTACCCATGGATATTTAATGAAATCAAGCATTTCTTTAAAACTGGTGAGCATTTACCTGAACCTACAATTTCAGACCGTTTACTGGCCGTTCGTCAGCATGCGGAATGGAGTGTAGAATGGAAAGGTGAAAGATTAGGATTGGTAGAAATGAGACAGCATTACAGCAATTATTTCAGAGGAATTCCTCACTTTAAGGAGTTCAGAAAAAAATTCCTGGAGGTTTTCACATTGGAAGAAATGAATAGCTTAATTCAGGAAACCCAACAGTTCTACGAAGAATTTCAGGCACAGGCATAA
- the deoC gene encoding deoxyribose-phosphate aldolase produces the protein MNIAQYLDSTYLKTPEQSGISHEETLQKDIQLAQEAIDKGIFAVMIRPDYVSEVKKYIQEKNSNVAVGTVIGFHEGNYSIEEKLAEASKAIEDGADELDFVINYNAYLQGNLQLVKEEFVKCTRLSLEHHKIAKWIIEIAALTHEQIADLTKNISTWAEENFSENDWPKIFVKSSTGFYETTDGKPNGATFEGIAIMLENAGKLPVKAAGGVKTPEDAEKMISMGVKRIGTSSALALIQNESSSEGY, from the coding sequence ATGAACATAGCCCAATATTTGGATTCAACTTACCTCAAGACACCAGAACAGTCAGGTATTTCCCATGAAGAAACACTTCAGAAAGATATTCAACTCGCTCAGGAAGCAATAGATAAAGGTATCTTTGCAGTGATGATTCGTCCAGATTATGTATCTGAGGTCAAAAAATATATTCAGGAAAAAAATTCAAATGTTGCAGTAGGAACTGTAATAGGCTTTCACGAAGGAAACTATTCTATTGAAGAAAAGCTTGCAGAAGCATCCAAAGCAATAGAAGATGGTGCTGATGAATTGGATTTTGTGATTAATTATAACGCTTATCTACAGGGAAATTTACAATTGGTAAAAGAAGAATTTGTAAAATGTACGAGATTATCTCTTGAGCATCATAAAATAGCAAAGTGGATTATTGAAATTGCTGCTTTGACTCATGAACAGATTGCAGATCTTACTAAAAATATTTCTACCTGGGCAGAGGAAAACTTCTCTGAAAATGATTGGCCAAAGATCTTTGTTAAATCTTCCACAGGTTTCTATGAAACTACTGACGGAAAACCTAACGGAGCAACCTTTGAAGGAATCGCTATTATGCTTGAAAATGCAGGGAAACTTCCTGTAAAAGCGGCAGGCGGAGTGAAAACTCCTGAAGATGCAGAGAAAATGATCAGCATGGGAGTAAAGAGAATCGGAACTTCTTCAGCATTAGCATTAATTCAAAATGAATCTTCATCAGAAGGATATTAA
- a CDS encoding Lrp/AsnC ligand binding domain-containing protein, translating into MKNSSNTSYHLDSIDKEIIYMLMDNAKTSLAHISKNVGISTTAVHQRIKKLEHAGVIENSISFLNPKKIGYKVISYIGVFLDQPSHYPEVVKSLHDINEVVEAHYTTGNYTIFLKVLCKDNDHLMQILNKLQKLKGVTRTETFISLEQGIYRQLKV; encoded by the coding sequence ATGAAAAATTCGAGCAACACAAGCTACCATTTAGATTCTATTGACAAAGAAATCATCTATATGTTGATGGATAATGCTAAAACTTCTTTAGCCCACATTTCAAAAAATGTAGGGATTTCCACCACTGCAGTGCATCAAAGAATCAAAAAACTCGAACATGCGGGAGTTATTGAAAATTCAATATCATTTCTTAATCCTAAAAAGATAGGATATAAGGTGATTTCCTACATCGGCGTATTTCTGGATCAGCCAAGCCACTATCCGGAAGTAGTAAAATCTTTACATGACATTAACGAAGTAGTGGAGGCCCACTATACTACAGGAAATTATACAATTTTCCTGAAAGTTCTTTGTAAAGATAATGATCATCTAATGCAGATCCTTAATAAGCTTCAGAAGCTGAAAGGAGTAACAAGAACAGAAACTTTTATATCTTTGGAACAAGGTATTTACAGACAATTGAAAGTATAA
- a CDS encoding endonuclease/exonuclease/phosphatase family protein, translating into MELFSFYNVENLFLPDPKPVHKLDPTRSGLRNWDEKRYKNKLFKISHVFQLMKEDNGVLPFMIGLSEVSGRKVLENLVEMEPFNSEYGIVHYNSMDERKVDVAMLYDKNKVEVIDSETITFFFEIVKKNTGNYDTTRDVLFSKIKYKGEIINVFIAHLPSKREKDINKPKRTFIMNEIRERIMKIVNADKEHVILCGDFNENPDDEDLVQILYDNNHEKVLTNPFQQLFSTRNYSTFHYKSGLLYDQIIMSRSLLDNMTLAFQDAHIFNSEKIRSRTRNFEGRPFRTYAGTRYLGGYSDHFPVFVKFKSLQ; encoded by the coding sequence ATGGAGCTGTTCTCTTTTTATAATGTTGAAAATTTATTTTTACCCGATCCGAAACCTGTCCACAAATTAGATCCTACCCGGTCAGGATTGAGGAATTGGGATGAAAAGAGATATAAAAACAAGCTTTTTAAAATCTCACACGTATTTCAGTTAATGAAAGAAGATAATGGTGTATTGCCATTTATGATTGGATTATCTGAAGTTTCCGGAAGAAAAGTTCTGGAAAATCTCGTGGAGATGGAACCCTTTAATTCGGAATATGGGATTGTACATTACAATTCTATGGACGAAAGAAAAGTGGATGTAGCAATGTTATATGACAAAAATAAGGTAGAGGTTATAGATTCTGAAACCATTACTTTCTTTTTTGAAATAGTAAAGAAAAACACAGGAAATTACGACACAACAAGAGACGTACTTTTTTCAAAAATAAAGTATAAAGGGGAAATTATTAATGTCTTTATCGCCCATCTTCCCTCTAAGCGAGAAAAAGATATTAATAAACCTAAGAGAACCTTTATAATGAATGAGATCCGGGAACGGATTATGAAAATTGTAAATGCAGATAAAGAGCATGTCATATTGTGTGGTGATTTCAACGAAAACCCGGATGATGAAGATTTAGTACAGATTCTCTATGACAATAACCATGAGAAGGTTTTAACGAACCCTTTTCAGCAATTGTTTTCTACAAGAAATTATTCTACTTTTCATTATAAATCTGGATTGCTGTATGATCAGATCATTATGTCAAGATCTTTGCTTGATAATATGACGCTGGCTTTTCAGGATGCACATATATTCAATTCTGAAAAAATCCGCAGCAGAACCAGAAATTTTGAAGGCCGACCTTTCCGAACATATGCTGGTACACGGTATTTAGGAGGATATAGTGATCACTTCCCGGTTTTTGTAAAATTTAAAAGTTTACAGTAA
- the trmD gene encoding tRNA (guanosine(37)-N1)-methyltransferase TrmD, translated as MRIDIISVLPELMESPFQASILKRAMDKGLAEVHFHQLRDWAINKHRQIDDEPYGGGAGMVMMIEPLDKCISELKSQRNYDEVIYLTPDGVTLNQKIANTLSIKKNLIFLCGHYKGIDQRVRDLHITKEISIGDYVLTGGELAACVLADSVIRLLPGVLNDEQSALTDSFQDDLLSPPIYTRPESYKGLDVPKILLSGNSGKIEEWRHDEAVRITKEKRPDLLE; from the coding sequence ATGAGAATTGACATAATAAGCGTACTTCCGGAATTGATGGAAAGTCCGTTCCAAGCTTCTATTTTGAAAAGAGCAATGGATAAAGGGCTGGCAGAAGTACATTTTCATCAGCTGAGAGACTGGGCAATCAATAAGCACAGGCAGATTGATGATGAACCTTACGGAGGCGGAGCTGGAATGGTAATGATGATTGAGCCGCTGGATAAATGCATCTCAGAGCTTAAGTCCCAGAGAAATTATGATGAAGTCATCTATCTGACACCAGATGGCGTTACCCTGAACCAGAAAATAGCCAATACACTTTCCATAAAGAAGAACCTGATTTTTCTGTGTGGACACTATAAAGGAATAGACCAAAGAGTAAGAGATCTTCATATTACAAAAGAAATTTCAATAGGAGATTACGTTCTTACAGGAGGCGAACTGGCAGCCTGTGTTCTTGCCGATTCGGTGATAAGGCTGCTTCCGGGAGTTTTGAATGATGAGCAGAGTGCTTTAACTGACAGTTTTCAGGATGATCTTCTTTCACCGCCAATTTATACCAGACCAGAAAGCTATAAAGGGCTGGATGTTCCTAAAATTTTACTGAGTGGTAATTCCGGTAAGATTGAAGAGTGGCGTCATGATGAGGCAGTACGCATCACCAAAGAGAAACGTCCAGATTTATTGGAATAA
- a CDS encoding NAD(P)/FAD-dependent oxidoreductase, producing the protein METREKIIIIGGGFAGLQLAKTLNNKNKKVIVLDRMNHHMFQPLFYQVASGRIEPSNISFPFRKIFQQSRNTQFRMTEVKEIDPANNKVITDEAEFTYDKLIIATGCKTNFFGNKDLEGKAFGMKNTQEAISIRNHVLMTFEKLIIEKSRSDDGNWNIVIVGSGPTGVELAGAFAEMKKDILPRDYPYMNFDHLKIILVSSTEKPLAVMSSEAQEKSEKYLKDLGVTFMSGEVVTDYDGDKVHLKSGKEIPSNNVIWAAGVTGNVVGGFPEEKLVRNRYIVDRYNKIKGYDNIYAIGDIAYMETPKYPQGHPQVANVAINQAKNLGKNLLKKTQNEWKEYEYEDKGSLATIGKHRAVVDLPFIKFQGFFAWYFWMFLHLMLILSVRNKLAIFFNWMWSYINKDSSLRLIIIPTKKNGTLQ; encoded by the coding sequence ATGGAAACACGCGAAAAAATCATCATCATTGGAGGAGGATTTGCGGGGCTGCAGCTTGCAAAAACATTGAATAACAAGAACAAAAAAGTAATTGTTCTGGATCGGATGAATCACCATATGTTTCAGCCGCTTTTTTATCAGGTAGCCTCAGGGAGGATAGAGCCTTCCAACATTTCTTTCCCTTTCAGAAAGATTTTTCAGCAGTCCAGAAACACACAGTTCCGCATGACAGAGGTTAAAGAAATAGATCCTGCCAACAATAAAGTCATTACTGACGAAGCAGAATTTACTTACGATAAACTCATTATTGCTACTGGTTGTAAAACTAATTTTTTCGGGAATAAAGATCTTGAAGGAAAAGCTTTTGGAATGAAGAATACCCAGGAAGCCATCAGTATCAGAAATCATGTGCTGATGACCTTCGAAAAACTCATTATTGAAAAAAGCAGAAGCGATGACGGAAACTGGAATATCGTTATTGTAGGAAGCGGACCTACTGGTGTAGAACTGGCAGGTGCTTTTGCTGAAATGAAAAAAGATATCCTTCCAAGAGATTATCCTTACATGAATTTTGATCATCTGAAAATTATTCTTGTGAGCTCTACAGAAAAGCCACTTGCCGTAATGAGCAGTGAAGCTCAGGAAAAATCTGAAAAATACCTAAAAGATCTTGGGGTAACTTTTATGAGCGGAGAAGTGGTTACGGATTATGACGGAGATAAAGTTCATTTAAAAAGCGGAAAAGAAATTCCGTCCAATAATGTCATCTGGGCAGCCGGAGTTACAGGAAATGTGGTAGGAGGCTTCCCGGAAGAAAAATTAGTAAGAAACAGGTATATTGTAGATCGATATAATAAAATAAAAGGTTACGATAATATTTATGCCATTGGGGATATTGCCTATATGGAAACACCAAAATATCCGCAGGGACATCCGCAGGTAGCCAATGTAGCCATTAATCAGGCTAAAAATTTAGGTAAAAATTTATTAAAGAAGACTCAGAATGAATGGAAAGAATATGAGTATGAGGATAAAGGTTCTTTAGCTACTATTGGGAAGCACAGAGCCGTTGTTGATCTCCCATTTATAAAATTCCAGGGATTTTTTGCGTGGTATTTCTGGATGTTTCTCCATTTAATGCTAATTTTGAGCGTTAGAAATAAGCTGGCCATATTCTTCAACTGGATGTGGAGCTATATCAACAAAGATTCTTCTTTAAGATTAATTATTATACCTACTAAGAAAAACGGAACATTACAATGA
- a CDS encoding glycoside hydrolase family 25 protein has translation MTPKKYTKKTAKQIHKTRRKNYFFRRWVILAILIIALVGTGLYLRQSVSYYYALYFNKFRHKKLHNSEKESLRIQRILSSNLDKTYGFDVSHYQNREDIKWDSLSIGNKTIPLEFVVMRATMGNRSADKHFDEFWESAKKHDLIRGAYHFYRADEDPVIQANNFLENVKLESGDLPPILDIEKIPKRKTNKKLIEDLKVWCKIVEEAYGEKPIIYTYYHYYKDFLKGEFEGYPLWLANYNDVPTPSPDDQWDFWQFTENGIVHGINAKVDLDIYNGNSWSLKRLTLD, from the coding sequence ATGACACCTAAAAAGTACACCAAAAAAACTGCCAAACAAATCCATAAAACAAGACGGAAGAACTATTTTTTCCGAAGATGGGTGATATTGGCAATATTAATCATAGCGTTGGTAGGGACAGGGCTTTATTTAAGACAGTCCGTCAGCTATTATTATGCGCTGTACTTTAATAAATTCAGACATAAAAAACTTCATAACAGCGAAAAGGAATCCTTAAGAATTCAGAGAATACTAAGCAGCAATCTTGATAAAACTTATGGTTTTGATGTTTCCCACTATCAGAACAGGGAAGATATCAAATGGGATAGCTTAAGCATTGGCAACAAGACTATTCCGCTGGAGTTTGTAGTGATGCGTGCTACCATGGGAAACCGAAGTGCCGACAAGCATTTTGATGAATTTTGGGAAAGCGCAAAAAAGCATGATCTGATCCGCGGTGCCTACCATTTTTACAGAGCTGATGAAGACCCGGTAATTCAGGCGAATAATTTTCTGGAAAACGTAAAGCTGGAAAGCGGAGACCTTCCTCCAATTCTTGATATTGAAAAAATACCTAAGCGTAAAACCAATAAAAAATTAATTGAAGATCTGAAAGTATGGTGTAAAATTGTGGAGGAAGCTTATGGTGAGAAACCTATCATTTATACCTACTATCATTATTACAAAGATTTCCTGAAAGGTGAGTTTGAAGGCTATCCGTTATGGCTGGCCAATTACAATGATGTACCTACTCCTTCTCCCGATGATCAGTGGGATTTCTGGCAGTTTACAGAAAACGGGATCGTTCATGGCATTAATGCCAAAGTAGATCTTGATATTTATAACGGAAATTCCTGGTCGTTGAAAAGACTGACGCTGGATTAG
- a CDS encoding 5' nucleotidase, NT5C type, whose protein sequence is MKKVIVDMDGVMADVYHQLVQFEKRDTGREIEISDLAGKPEIESFPNGKKHVNEVGFFRTLPVMKGSREAMQYLNDKYDLYIVSAGMEFPNSLREKYDWLAEHFPFITWEQIVLCGSKKVVAGDVMIDDYPKNLDHFDGQRLIFTQPHNEFIENETYKRVHTWEEVMNIL, encoded by the coding sequence ATGAAAAAAGTTATTGTCGACATGGATGGGGTAATGGCAGATGTATACCATCAGCTGGTACAATTTGAGAAAAGAGATACAGGAAGAGAAATTGAAATCAGTGATTTGGCTGGTAAGCCTGAAATAGAATCTTTTCCCAACGGAAAAAAACATGTAAATGAAGTAGGGTTTTTCAGAACCTTACCTGTAATGAAAGGAAGCCGCGAGGCAATGCAGTATCTGAATGATAAATATGACCTTTACATCGTATCTGCAGGAATGGAGTTTCCGAACAGTTTGAGAGAAAAATACGACTGGCTGGCAGAACATTTTCCGTTTATCACCTGGGAACAAATTGTTCTTTGCGGAAGTAAAAAAGTAGTGGCAGGAGATGTGATGATAGATGATTATCCTAAAAATTTAGATCATTTTGACGGGCAGAGACTTATATTCACTCAGCCTCATAATGAATTTATAGAAAATGAAACTTACAAAAGAGTTCATACCTGGGAAGAAGTGATGAATATCCTTTAA
- a CDS encoding ABC-F family ATP-binding cassette domain-containing protein: MNYVSAENLTKSYGIKVLFENITFHINEGDKIAIVAKNGSGKSTLLKILMGKEIADSGTAIINKDIQVVLFDQEINYDPKLSIEEFMMTLDSKPILALKNYHKSLHSTDHDFIEKALADMEVHKAWDLENEMKQILSQLKITDLEAKMGTLSGGQIKRVALAKLLTETRAEHRHTLLIMDEPTNHLDVDMVEWLENYLNKAKITLLLVTHDRYFLDSVCDIIWEMEDRNLYVHNGSYATYLENKMIREENLNATIDKANNLYRKELEWMRRQPKARTTKSKSRIDAFYETEKVAKTDTRKDGLELDFEMKRLGNKILELKHIDKSFGPKVLLKDFSYQFQRGEKVGIIGKNGAGKSTLLNIIQGFEKADKGEIETGETISFGYFAQKGLTYKEDERVIDFIKEIAEFYPLANGRSLSASQFLRLFLFDDQTQYSPISKLSGGEKRRLHLMYILYQNPNFLIFDEPTNDLDLPTLTVLENFLQQFQGSLIIVSHDRYFMDRIVDHVLAFEGEGKIRDFVGNFSEYREARSREEALEKNTAVKSEPVKETAPAAENNTSSSAKRKLTFKEQRELETIEKEMPELEDQRSKILDQLNNESDYEKIARLSADLESVSEKLENHEMRWLELQEIL, from the coding sequence ATGAATTACGTTTCTGCAGAAAATCTTACCAAATCTTACGGCATCAAAGTTTTGTTTGAAAACATTACTTTTCACATCAATGAAGGAGATAAAATTGCTATTGTTGCCAAAAACGGAAGTGGAAAATCTACCCTTCTGAAAATATTAATGGGTAAAGAAATTGCAGACAGCGGAACTGCGATCATCAATAAAGATATCCAGGTGGTATTATTTGATCAGGAAATTAATTATGATCCTAAACTGAGTATTGAAGAATTTATGATGACGCTGGATTCTAAACCTATTTTAGCTCTTAAGAATTATCATAAGTCACTTCACTCTACTGATCATGATTTTATTGAGAAAGCATTGGCTGATATGGAAGTCCATAAGGCATGGGATCTGGAAAATGAAATGAAGCAGATTCTTTCCCAGCTTAAGATTACGGATCTGGAAGCTAAAATGGGAACTCTTTCCGGAGGGCAGATCAAACGTGTGGCGCTGGCTAAACTTTTAACAGAAACAAGAGCGGAACACAGACATACTCTTCTTATCATGGACGAACCTACCAACCATCTGGATGTGGACATGGTAGAATGGCTTGAAAATTACCTGAATAAAGCAAAAATCACTTTACTGCTTGTAACCCACGACCGATATTTCCTGGACAGCGTCTGTGATATTATCTGGGAAATGGAAGATAGAAATCTTTATGTTCACAATGGTTCTTATGCCACTTATCTTGAGAACAAAATGATCCGTGAGGAAAATCTTAATGCTACTATTGATAAGGCCAACAACCTTTACAGAAAGGAACTGGAATGGATGCGAAGACAGCCAAAAGCCAGAACCACAAAATCAAAAAGCAGAATTGATGCCTTCTACGAAACGGAAAAAGTAGCGAAAACCGACACCAGAAAAGACGGACTGGAATTAGATTTTGAAATGAAACGTCTGGGAAATAAAATTCTTGAACTTAAACATATTGATAAAAGCTTTGGCCCGAAAGTCCTTTTAAAAGATTTCAGCTACCAGTTTCAGCGTGGTGAAAAAGTAGGAATCATTGGAAAAAACGGAGCAGGAAAATCAACCCTTCTTAATATTATCCAAGGTTTTGAAAAGGCTGACAAGGGTGAAATTGAAACGGGAGAAACAATATCTTTCGGTTATTTCGCTCAGAAAGGGCTTACTTATAAAGAGGATGAACGTGTGATTGATTTCATTAAAGAAATTGCAGAATTTTATCCTTTAGCAAACGGAAGAAGTCTTTCCGCATCACAGTTCTTAAGATTGTTCTTATTTGATGATCAGACGCAGTACTCTCCTATTTCCAAACTTTCGGGCGGTGAAAAGAGAAGGCTTCACCTGATGTATATCTTATATCAGAACCCTAATTTTCTTATTTTTGATGAGCCTACGAATGATCTTGATCTTCCTACATTAACGGTTCTTGAAAATTTCCTTCAGCAATTCCAGGGATCTTTAATTATCGTTTCCCACGACAGATATTTCATGGACAGAATTGTAGATCATGTTCTGGCTTTTGAAGGAGAAGGAAAAATTAGAGATTTTGTTGGAAATTTCTCAGAATACAGAGAAGCAAGAAGCCGTGAAGAGGCATTAGAAAAAAATACAGCAGTAAAATCTGAACCTGTAAAAGAAACAGCTCCCGCAGCAGAAAACAATACATCTTCCAGTGCTAAAAGAAAACTAACGTTCAAAGAACAAAGAGAACTGGAGACTATTGAAAAAGAAATGCCTGAATTAGAAGATCAGCGTTCCAAAATTCTTGATCAGCTCAACAATGAATCTGATTACGAAAAAATAGCCAGGCTTTCTGCAGACCTGGAATCCGTTTCAGAAAAACTGGAAAATCACGAAATGAGATGGCTGGAACTTCAGGAAATCCTTTAA
- a CDS encoding Gfo/Idh/MocA family oxidoreductase yields the protein MQLVKAGLCAFGMSGKVFHAPFLKEHPGFFISAVVERSKEESKEKYPEATIYRSVEEMLQQADVELVIINTPVQTHYEYAKKALEAGKNIVVEKPFTVNVSEAEELVQLAEEKGLFLSVYQNRRFDRDFLQVQKILNDKKIGNIKEAEIRFDRFRTTPSGKQHKESPDQVGSGTLHDLGAHLVDQAVQYFGYPEKLFADVFSMKGKEFANDYFEILLFYKNDLRVRLKTSVFSKEGHYAYTIHGDKGSFLQERTDNQENELVAGAIPVYGKEWTQPLDEPDGILNFLNDNSETERILTSSESGNYMDYYQQIYEHIVFGYVLPSPGREVIQNMKIIDASLESAKEGRIIQL from the coding sequence ATGCAATTGGTAAAAGCAGGGCTTTGCGCCTTTGGAATGAGCGGAAAAGTATTCCATGCTCCCTTTTTAAAGGAACATCCGGGATTTTTCATTTCTGCTGTAGTAGAAAGAAGTAAAGAAGAGTCAAAAGAAAAGTATCCGGAAGCAACCATTTACCGTTCTGTAGAAGAAATGCTTCAGCAGGCAGATGTAGAGCTGGTAATTATCAATACTCCGGTTCAAACCCATTATGAGTATGCAAAGAAAGCGTTAGAGGCCGGGAAAAATATTGTTGTGGAAAAACCTTTTACAGTAAATGTTTCCGAAGCAGAAGAGCTGGTGCAGTTGGCAGAAGAAAAAGGGTTGTTTCTGAGTGTGTATCAAAACCGAAGATTCGACAGGGATTTTTTACAGGTTCAAAAAATTTTAAATGATAAAAAAATAGGAAATATTAAAGAAGCTGAGATCCGTTTCGACAGATTCCGTACAACACCTAGTGGAAAACAACATAAAGAAAGTCCGGATCAGGTAGGATCAGGAACGCTTCATGATTTGGGTGCCCACCTTGTAGATCAGGCTGTACAGTATTTTGGATATCCTGAAAAACTTTTTGCAGATGTATTTTCTATGAAAGGAAAAGAATTCGCCAATGATTATTTCGAAATCCTCTTATTTTATAAAAATGATCTGAGAGTAAGACTGAAGACTTCTGTTTTCAGTAAAGAAGGTCATTACGCCTATACTATTCATGGTGACAAGGGTAGCTTCTTACAGGAAAGAACAGATAATCAGGAAAATGAACTGGTGGCAGGCGCTATTCCTGTATATGGTAAAGAATGGACACAGCCATTAGACGAACCGGATGGAATTTTAAACTTCCTGAACGACAATTCCGAAACAGAAAGAATTCTGACTTCCAGTGAATCAGGAAATTATATGGATTATTACCAGCAGATCTATGAGCACATTGTTTTTGGATATGTATTGCCGTCTCCGGGAAGAGAGGTTATTCAGAATATGAAAATCATTGATGCTTCACTGGAAAGCGCAAAAGAAGGAAGAATCATTCAATTATAA